A region of Paralichthys olivaceus isolate ysfri-2021 chromosome 24, ASM2471397v2, whole genome shotgun sequence DNA encodes the following proteins:
- the dnajc27 gene encoding dnaJ homolog subfamily C member 27, giving the protein MESNPPKRRDSKKSLRVKVISLGDAEVGKSCIIKRYCEKRFVPKYLATIGIDYGVTKVQVRDREIKVNIFDMAGHPFFYEVRNEFYKDSQGVLLVYDVGLRESFDALDSWLGEMKQEMGSQANMESIVFIVCANKVDLTKRRVVDEGEGRLWAESRGFHYFETSAQSGEGINEMFQAFFSSITDMCENGGKRPVAEVSVGFTKEQADTIRRIRNSKDSWDMLGVKPGATREEVNKAYRKLAVLLHPDKCVAPGSEDAFKAVVNARTSLLKNIK; this is encoded by the exons ATGGAGTCGAACCCTCCGAAGAGACGCGACAGTAAGAAATCTCTGCGGGTGAAGGTGATCAGTCTGGGGGACGCGGAGGTCGGGAAG AGCTGCATCATCAAACGTTATTGTGAGAAAAGATTCGTCCCCAAATATTTGGCCACGATTGGAATCGACTACGGAGTCACCAA GGTGCAGGTGCGGGACAGAGAGATCAAAGTCAACATCTTCGACATGGCCGGTCATCCGTTCTTTTACGAA GTGCGTAATGAGTTCTATAAGGACAGTCAGGGCGTCCTGCTGGTGTACGACGTCGGCCTCAGGGAGAGTTTCGACGCCCTCGACTCCTGGCTGGGCGAGATGAAACAGGAAATGGGCTCCCAGGCCAACATGGAGAGCATCGTCTTCATCGTCTGCGCCAACAAG GTGGACCTGACAAAGAGACGAGTGGTGGACGAGGGGGAGGGTCGTCTGTGGGCGGAGTCCAGAGGGTTTCACTACTTTGAGACGTCGGCACAAAGCGGCGAAGGCATCAACGAGATGTTCCAG gCGTTCTTCTCGTCCATCACTGACATGTGTGAAAACGGCGGGAAGCGTCCTGTGGCTGAGGTCAGCGTCGGCTTCACCAAAGAGCAGGCCGACACCATCCGACGCATCCGAAACAGCAAAGACTCCTGGGATATGTTGGGCGTCAAACCCGGAGCCACGcg GGAGGAGGTGAACAAGGCGTACCGTAAGTTGGCGGTCCTGCTGCATCCGGATAAATGCGTCGCCCCGGGCAGCGAGGACGCCTTCAAGGCCGTGGTGAACGCCCGCACGTCGCTGCTGAAGAACATTAAATGA